One window from the genome of Desulforamulus ruminis DSM 2154 encodes:
- a CDS encoding 2-isopropylmalate synthase gives MRKLYIFDTTLRDGEQSLGITLNTHEKLEIARQLVRLGVDVIEAGFPASSPGDMNSVKTIAREIKGAVICGLTRAVAKDIDACAEALRDAEQPRIHTGIAVSPVHMEKKLRLSPEQVVEAAVAAVKHAKKYVSDVEFYAEDASRSEPAFLAKILEKVIEAGATVVNIPDTVGYVTPWQYGELISFLTKNVKNIDSAIISTHCHNDLGMATANTLAAVKAGASQVEGTINGIGERAGNTALEEVMMAVYSQPSLYGVELGVKTKEIAATSRLVSGITGVPVPSHKAIVGANAFMHASGIHQDGVLKEKRTYEIIDPETVGILRNKIVLSARSGRHALKHRLEELGYSPEQYDVETVYKEFLQLADQKKEVFDEDLHALMGYTEKERNSISIKNISVATNGAATATATVSLAMNDQILTDAAYGNGPVDAVFKAIERITGITVKLEDYNLSSVSRGSEALGNAIVKVRYGESGLVIGRGVSPDVIEATAKAYVNALSKIKAID, from the coding sequence ATGCGCAAGCTCTATATATTCGATACCACCCTCAGGGATGGAGAACAGTCCCTGGGCATCACCTTAAACACCCATGAGAAGCTGGAAATCGCCAGACAATTGGTCCGGTTGGGTGTTGATGTGATTGAAGCGGGCTTTCCCGCCTCATCCCCCGGGGACATGAATTCGGTAAAAACCATTGCCCGGGAAATCAAGGGGGCTGTTATCTGCGGCCTTACCCGGGCGGTGGCCAAGGACATCGATGCTTGCGCCGAAGCCTTGCGGGATGCGGAGCAGCCCAGAATTCATACGGGCATTGCCGTATCCCCGGTGCATATGGAGAAAAAGCTGCGGCTCTCTCCCGAACAGGTGGTTGAAGCGGCCGTAGCTGCTGTAAAACATGCCAAAAAATACGTCAGTGATGTTGAATTTTACGCGGAAGACGCTTCCCGAAGCGAACCGGCCTTTTTGGCCAAAATTTTAGAAAAAGTCATTGAGGCGGGAGCAACGGTGGTTAACATTCCGGATACCGTGGGGTATGTTACTCCCTGGCAGTATGGGGAGTTGATTTCCTTTTTGACGAAGAACGTTAAGAACATTGACTCCGCCATCATCAGCACCCACTGCCACAATGATCTGGGCATGGCCACGGCCAACACCTTGGCCGCCGTAAAGGCGGGAGCAAGCCAGGTGGAAGGCACCATCAACGGAATCGGAGAAAGGGCCGGGAACACCGCCCTGGAGGAAGTGATGATGGCCGTTTACTCCCAGCCCAGTCTTTACGGAGTAGAGCTGGGGGTAAAAACCAAGGAGATTGCCGCAACCAGCAGACTGGTATCCGGCATTACCGGCGTACCGGTTCCCAGTCACAAAGCCATTGTTGGGGCCAACGCCTTTATGCACGCCTCAGGCATTCACCAGGACGGTGTTTTAAAAGAAAAAAGGACCTACGAAATTATTGATCCGGAAACAGTGGGTATATTGAGAAATAAAATTGTTTTAAGTGCCCGGTCCGGCAGGCATGCCCTCAAGCATCGTCTGGAGGAGTTGGGTTACAGCCCCGAACAATATGATGTGGAAACCGTTTATAAAGAGTTTTTGCAGTTGGCGGATCAGAAAAAAGAAGTTTTCGACGAGGACCTGCATGCCCTGATGGGATATACTGAAAAGGAGCGCAACAGCATCTCCATAAAAAATATCTCCGTAGCCACCAATGGGGCGGCTACGGCCACAGCCACGGTATCCTTAGCAATGAACGATCAGATTCTGACCGACGCAGCCTACGGCAACGGGCCGGTGGATGCCGTTTTTAAGGCCATCGAACGGATTACCGGAATTACCGTCAAACTGGAGGACTACAATTTAAGTTCCGTCAGCCGGGGCAGCGAAGCCCTGGGCAACGCCATTGTAAAGGTGCGTTACGGTGAATCCGGTTTGGTGATCGGCCGGGGGGTTAGCCCGGATGTGATTGAAGCAACGGCCAAGGCTTATGTCAATGCCTTATCGAAAATTAAAGCCATTGATTGA
- a CDS encoding helix-turn-helix transcriptional regulator, translated as MKLERLISILVILLRRQRVQAKELAEMFEVSVRTILRDVEAINLAGIPIVTYQGAKGGIGLAEGYRLDKSILTSHEMAAIITMLKGIGMSVPDIGHEILQEKLKNTLSPAQAKFLDAKTNQLFIDLSPWGGNRTLAEKVGILRKAIENLTEVELKYTDSSGAKTLRRVQPYSLVLKGQNWYLYAWCLLRGEFRLFKLSRMKEINILETRFQPQEVSLQPFPWEEEWSSPGGMVELELVFDKEMEAVVEEWFAGNLVQLEDGRIRIEISLPENNWLYGFLLSFGTGVEVIRPSRLRKILADQARGILKKYV; from the coding sequence ATGAAGCTTGAACGGTTGATTTCTATCCTGGTGATTTTGCTCAGGCGGCAGCGGGTACAGGCGAAGGAACTGGCGGAAATGTTTGAGGTTTCCGTCAGGACCATCCTTCGCGATGTGGAGGCCATAAACCTGGCCGGGATCCCTATTGTTACTTATCAGGGGGCAAAGGGAGGAATCGGCCTTGCGGAAGGCTATCGTCTGGACAAAAGTATTTTGACCTCCCATGAGATGGCCGCCATCATTACCATGCTCAAAGGGATTGGCATGTCGGTTCCCGATATTGGCCATGAAATTTTGCAGGAAAAGCTGAAAAATACCTTATCCCCGGCCCAGGCTAAATTTCTCGATGCCAAAACCAATCAACTTTTCATTGACTTATCTCCTTGGGGAGGAAATAGGACTCTGGCGGAAAAAGTCGGCATCCTGCGTAAAGCCATAGAAAACTTAACGGAAGTTGAGTTAAAATACACCGATTCATCCGGCGCAAAGACCTTGCGCCGGGTCCAACCCTATTCTCTCGTGCTCAAAGGGCAAAACTGGTACCTGTACGCCTGGTGCCTGCTGCGGGGGGAATTTCGCCTCTTCAAATTGTCAAGAATGAAGGAGATAAATATTTTAGAAACCCGGTTCCAGCCCCAGGAGGTATCGCTGCAGCCATTTCCCTGGGAGGAGGAATGGTCGAGCCCCGGGGGCATGGTTGAGTTGGAGCTGGTTTTTGACAAGGAAATGGAGGCGGTTGTGGAGGAGTGGTTTGCGGGGAATTTAGTTCAACTGGAAGATGGCAGGATCCGGATTGAAATTTCCCTGCCGGAGAATAACTGGCTCTATGGGTTTTTGCTCAGTTTCGGCACCGGTGTAGAGGTGATCCGGCCATCCAGGCTGAGGAAGATTCTGGCGGACCAGGCCCGGGGAATACTGAAAAAATATGTTTAG
- a CDS encoding GyrI-like domain-containing protein, with amino-acid sequence MNYPCELSDQPSQPVLSIRTRSAVENLPQVLGQAYLTVLRYLAEIGEQPAGPPFAAYYNMDMQDLDLEIGFPVAKALTGRNEIQPSEIPAGKQATCLYQGPYRQIEPAYQALMQWIQEKGLLPTGAAYEFYLNDPRETPESELLTKIAFPLKG; translated from the coding sequence ATGAACTACCCATGCGAACTGTCGGATCAACCGTCTCAGCCGGTGCTTTCCATCCGAACCAGAAGTGCGGTGGAAAATCTGCCCCAGGTGTTGGGCCAGGCTTATTTAACCGTTCTCCGGTATTTGGCTGAGATCGGGGAGCAGCCCGCAGGCCCGCCCTTTGCGGCCTATTACAATATGGACATGCAGGACCTGGATCTGGAAATTGGCTTTCCGGTGGCCAAAGCACTAACCGGGCGGAATGAAATTCAGCCTAGTGAAATCCCGGCCGGAAAGCAGGCCACCTGCCTCTATCAAGGACCTTACCGTCAGATAGAACCCGCCTATCAGGCACTGATGCAGTGGATCCAGGAGAAGGGTTTGCTGCCAACCGGTGCGGCCTATGAATTCTACCTCAATGATCCCCGGGAAACCCCGGAGAGTGAGCTTCTGACAAAGATTGCTTTTCCGCTGAAAGGTTAA
- a CDS encoding ABC-F family ATP-binding cassette domain-containing protein → MISTNGLSLRFGKRSLFEDVNIKFTPGNCYGLIGANGSGKSTFLKILAGEIEASAGEVAVTPGERITVLKQDHFEFDQLEVLKVVMMGHARLYEIMEEKDALYAKPDFSEADGMRASELECEFAELNGWEAEPEAARLLNGLGIKEELHTKKMKELSGGEKVKVLLARALFGNPDIMLLDEPTNHLDLEAILWLEDFLYHFENTVIVVSHDRHFLNKVCTHIADIDFGNIQLYVGNYDFWYESSQLALKMAKEANKKKEEKIKDLQRFIERFSSNASKAKQATSRKRQLEKLTLEDIKPSSRKYPYIDFKPDREAGDQLLSVENLTVHMDGEAVLKDVSFTLNKGDKIAFVGPNGLAKTTLFKVLMGELVPDSGEFKWGVSTSQAYFPKDNSTYFDVDLNLVDWLRQYSPDQEESFVRGFLGRMLFSGEETQKGAKVLSGGEKVRCMISRMMLSGANVLLLDEPTNHLDLESITALNNGLMNFTGNILFVSQDHQFIQTVANRIIEITPGGLVDRQMSYDDYLCSEEVKKQLETLYQ, encoded by the coding sequence ATGATTAGTACAAATGGATTATCCCTTCGCTTTGGCAAGCGCTCCTTATTTGAGGATGTTAATATAAAATTTACTCCGGGCAACTGTTACGGTTTAATCGGCGCCAACGGCTCGGGCAAATCTACTTTTTTAAAGATTTTGGCCGGAGAAATTGAAGCCAGTGCGGGAGAAGTGGCGGTAACTCCGGGAGAGCGAATTACCGTCCTAAAGCAGGATCACTTTGAATTTGACCAACTGGAAGTACTTAAAGTGGTGATGATGGGACATGCCCGGCTTTATGAGATTATGGAAGAAAAAGATGCTCTTTATGCTAAGCCCGATTTCTCCGAAGCGGATGGCATGAGGGCTTCTGAACTTGAATGTGAGTTTGCCGAGTTAAACGGCTGGGAGGCGGAACCGGAGGCCGCCCGGCTGTTAAATGGCTTAGGCATCAAGGAAGAGCTTCACACCAAGAAGATGAAGGAATTAAGCGGCGGAGAGAAGGTTAAGGTTTTACTGGCCCGGGCTTTGTTTGGCAATCCCGATATTATGTTGTTGGATGAACCGACCAACCACCTGGATCTGGAGGCCATTCTCTGGCTGGAGGATTTCTTGTATCATTTTGAGAATACAGTGATTGTGGTTTCTCACGACCGCCACTTTTTAAATAAGGTATGTACCCATATTGCGGATATTGATTTTGGCAATATCCAATTGTATGTGGGTAACTATGACTTTTGGTATGAATCCAGCCAATTGGCCTTAAAAATGGCCAAGGAGGCCAATAAGAAGAAAGAAGAAAAAATTAAAGATCTACAGCGGTTTATTGAACGATTTAGTTCCAACGCCTCCAAAGCCAAACAAGCCACCTCCAGGAAAAGACAACTGGAAAAATTGACGCTGGAGGATATTAAACCTTCCTCCCGGAAGTATCCTTATATTGATTTCAAGCCGGACCGGGAGGCCGGGGACCAGTTGCTGAGCGTAGAAAACCTGACGGTTCACATGGATGGGGAAGCGGTGTTAAAGGATGTAAGCTTTACCCTGAATAAAGGGGACAAGATTGCTTTTGTCGGTCCCAACGGCCTGGCTAAAACCACCTTGTTTAAAGTATTAATGGGCGAACTGGTCCCGGATAGCGGGGAATTTAAGTGGGGCGTATCCACCTCCCAGGCCTATTTTCCCAAAGATAATTCCACCTATTTTGATGTGGATTTAAATCTGGTGGACTGGCTGCGGCAGTATTCTCCGGACCAGGAAGAATCCTTTGTCCGGGGTTTTCTGGGGCGCATGCTTTTTTCCGGCGAGGAGACCCAGAAGGGAGCCAAGGTGCTCTCCGGAGGGGAGAAGGTACGCTGCATGATTTCCCGGATGATGCTCAGTGGGGCCAACGTGCTTCTGCTGGACGAACCCACCAACCACCTGGATCTGGAATCCATTACCGCGTTGAACAACGGCCTGATGAATTTTACCGGGAATATTCTGTTTGTGTCCCAGGATCATCAGTTTATCCAGACCGTGGCCAACCGGATCATTGAAATCACGCCCGGCGGCCTGGTGGACCGGCAGATGAGCTATGACGATTATCTGTGCAGCGAAGAGGTTAAAAAGCAATTGGAAACGCTATATCAATAA
- a CDS encoding arsenate reductase family protein codes for MNIQIFGTKGCQNTRKAERFFKERAIPYHFVDLKVRGLSKGELNRVGSVLGLENLMDTNGKEYAKRNLKYIVHDTEEMLLAHPLLLKTPIVRNGSQATLGYCPEIWQKWV; via the coding sequence ATGAACATTCAGATATTCGGCACCAAAGGGTGCCAAAATACCCGCAAGGCAGAACGCTTCTTTAAAGAACGGGCCATCCCTTATCATTTTGTTGATTTGAAAGTTCGCGGTTTGAGCAAAGGCGAGCTGAACCGGGTTGGATCCGTACTGGGTCTGGAAAATCTGATGGACACGAACGGAAAAGAGTATGCCAAACGCAATCTCAAATATATTGTTCATGATACGGAAGAAATGCTGCTGGCTCATCCATTGCTGTTAAAAACCCCCATTGTCCGCAACGGTTCTCAAGCCACCCTTGGCTATTGTCCGGAAATCTGGCAGAAGTGGGTGTAA
- a CDS encoding thiamine pyrophosphate-dependent dehydrogenase E1 component subunit alpha — MEGPNKLELLRTMLLIRRFEEKLEDLSREPGKLHGMMIVCTGQEAVAAGVSAALEAQDVIISNHRSHGHLIAKGAEPDLIMAEIFGKTTGYNKGKSGTLHIAVPEVNALCTTTVVGGGIPIAVGTAFAAQYENKDFVTVCYFGNGAADEGSFHEALNLAALWNLPVIFLCENNLYSGAQRLEEHTRIKDLAERAGAYGMASEIVDGNDVMEVYQAALRAKERCLAGAGPVLIECKTYRWGGHSTTDHQAYQPREEIAQWKLRCPVKQLKEALLQEGVLTEAAWEQMDAEVKRQVDQSVQFAEESPWPDVTEALEDVFA; from the coding sequence ATGGAAGGTCCCAATAAATTAGAGCTGCTTCGAACCATGCTGCTGATTCGCAGGTTTGAAGAAAAATTGGAAGACTTGAGCAGGGAACCGGGAAAACTCCACGGCATGATGATCGTCTGCACCGGCCAGGAGGCGGTGGCGGCGGGAGTGAGCGCGGCTCTGGAGGCCCAGGATGTGATCATCAGCAATCACCGCAGTCACGGTCATTTAATTGCCAAAGGAGCGGAGCCGGACCTCATTATGGCCGAAATATTTGGCAAGACCACAGGCTATAACAAGGGGAAAAGCGGTACCCTGCATATCGCGGTTCCGGAAGTAAACGCCCTGTGCACCACCACGGTGGTGGGAGGCGGCATTCCCATTGCCGTAGGAACCGCTTTCGCCGCCCAATATGAGAACAAAGATTTTGTGACGGTTTGCTATTTCGGCAACGGGGCGGCGGATGAGGGAAGTTTTCACGAAGCGTTGAATTTAGCCGCCCTGTGGAATTTGCCGGTAATCTTTCTTTGTGAGAATAACCTGTACTCCGGGGCCCAGCGGCTGGAGGAGCACACCCGGATTAAAGATTTGGCGGAACGGGCCGGGGCCTATGGCATGGCTTCTGAGATTGTGGACGGCAATGATGTGATGGAGGTATACCAGGCTGCTTTACGGGCCAAAGAGAGATGTCTGGCGGGAGCGGGACCGGTCCTCATAGAATGCAAAACCTATCGCTGGGGCGGTCACAGCACCACCGATCATCAGGCTTATCAGCCCCGGGAGGAAATTGCGCAATGGAAGCTGCGGTGCCCGGTTAAACAGTTAAAAGAAGCACTGTTACAAGAGGGCGTTTTGACGGAAGCCGCCTGGGAGCAGATGGACGCTGAAGTGAAGCGGCAGGTTGATCAGTCGGTACAGTTTGCCGAGGAAAGTCCCTGGCCGGATGTTACCGAGGCCTTGGAAGATGTGTTTGCCTAG
- a CDS encoding alpha-ketoacid dehydrogenase subunit beta translates to MLQITMGEAVKQALQEEMRRDEQVFVAGEGVGVGIHSNPKFPTFGLLEEFGHRRVKDTPVSEAAIAGLAVGASVMGLRPVVEIMFNPFFTIASDQIVNHAAKLRYLSGGKSQFPLVVRMKSGAGIGAGCQHSHNLEAWLAHCPGLKVVMPGTPADAKGLLKSAIREDNPVIFIEDMVLYFVPGPVPEEEYTIPIGLAEVKKPGRDVTLVTWSKMLGVAFKAAGQLEKEGISVEIVDLRTLVPLDEETILKSVAKTGCLVVLHEATRTGGFGAEIAALVAEKAFMHLKAPVKRIAPPDIPVPYSKPLEQFYIPNENTVVEVIKDMV, encoded by the coding sequence ATGCTACAAATAACCATGGGTGAAGCGGTAAAGCAAGCCTTGCAGGAAGAGATGCGCCGGGATGAGCAGGTTTTTGTGGCCGGAGAAGGAGTGGGTGTGGGGATTCACAGTAACCCTAAATTTCCCACCTTTGGTCTGCTGGAAGAGTTTGGTCACCGGCGGGTAAAGGATACACCGGTTTCCGAGGCGGCCATAGCCGGTTTGGCGGTAGGCGCCTCCGTAATGGGTTTGCGGCCGGTGGTGGAGATCATGTTTAATCCCTTCTTCACCATTGCTTCCGATCAAATTGTCAATCATGCAGCCAAGCTGCGTTATCTTTCCGGGGGAAAGAGCCAGTTTCCGCTGGTGGTGCGCATGAAGTCCGGAGCGGGGATCGGAGCCGGCTGCCAGCACTCCCATAATCTGGAGGCATGGCTGGCCCATTGTCCGGGTCTTAAGGTGGTTATGCCCGGGACCCCTGCGGATGCCAAAGGGCTGCTGAAGTCTGCCATCCGGGAGGATAACCCAGTCATCTTTATTGAAGATATGGTTTTATATTTTGTGCCGGGACCCGTGCCGGAGGAGGAATACACCATTCCCATTGGCCTGGCCGAGGTCAAGAAGCCGGGCCGGGATGTTACCCTGGTTACCTGGTCTAAGATGCTGGGCGTTGCTTTTAAAGCAGCCGGTCAATTGGAAAAGGAAGGGATCAGCGTAGAAATTGTGGACTTAAGGACACTGGTTCCCCTGGATGAAGAGACCATTTTAAAATCCGTGGCCAAAACCGGCTGCCTGGTGGTGTTACACGAAGCCACCCGAACCGGCGGGTTTGGTGCAGAGATCGCGGCTCTGGTGGCGGAAAAGGCCTTTATGCATCTTAAGGCGCCGGTAAAGAGGATTGCGCCTCCGGATATTCCGGTTCCTTACAGCAAGCCTTTGGAGCAGTTTTATATCCCCAATGAAAATACCGTTGTTGAGGTAATCAAGGACATGGTTTAA
- a CDS encoding NADH:flavin oxidoreductase — protein sequence MSYLLKPLQVGTLALTNRLVMPPMATAKAEPDGKVSQEILDYYAEKSEGGYISLIIIEHSFIKPEGKASIKQLSVAEDGMVEGLKKLAKVIHGNGSKTMMQLNHAGSAALEEVIGTTPVAPSAVANPRRGDRPRELTRQEIAEIIEAFQNAARRAKETGFDGVEIHSAHGYLLNQFLSPLTNRRSDEYGGDIHNRIRIHLQVIEAVRAAVGEDFPLLLRLGASDFMAGGTTLEDSQIAAKEFAKAGITILDISGGFSGYNVPGLTGQGYFAPLTEAIKKVVPIPVILTGGITEVRVAERLLAEGKADLIGAGRAILNDSQWAKGAVESLR from the coding sequence ATGTCCTATTTACTTAAGCCATTACAAGTGGGTACCCTGGCATTAACCAATCGTCTGGTGATGCCGCCCATGGCTACGGCCAAGGCTGAACCGGATGGGAAAGTGAGCCAGGAGATTCTGGACTACTATGCTGAAAAATCCGAGGGAGGATATATTTCACTCATCATCATTGAACATAGTTTTATAAAACCGGAGGGAAAAGCCAGTATAAAGCAACTTTCCGTTGCGGAGGATGGCATGGTTGAAGGGTTAAAGAAACTGGCCAAGGTGATTCACGGCAATGGCTCCAAGACTATGATGCAGCTTAACCATGCCGGAAGTGCTGCCCTTGAAGAGGTGATCGGAACCACTCCGGTAGCTCCCTCGGCAGTGGCCAATCCACGCAGGGGGGATAGGCCTCGTGAACTCACCCGGCAGGAAATTGCAGAGATTATTGAAGCCTTTCAAAATGCCGCCCGGCGTGCCAAAGAAACCGGGTTTGACGGGGTTGAAATCCACTCCGCCCATGGTTATCTGCTGAACCAATTTTTATCCCCGCTGACCAATCGGCGTTCGGATGAGTATGGCGGGGATATTCATAACCGCATCCGTATTCACCTGCAAGTGATTGAAGCCGTGCGGGCGGCGGTGGGGGAAGATTTTCCCCTTTTGCTGAGGTTAGGGGCTTCGGATTTTATGGCCGGTGGGACCACCCTTGAAGACAGCCAGATTGCTGCCAAAGAATTTGCCAAGGCGGGGATCACCATACTGGATATTTCCGGCGGTTTCTCCGGCTATAATGTGCCGGGACTTACGGGGCAAGGTTATTTTGCACCATTGACAGAAGCCATTAAAAAGGTGGTGCCCATTCCGGTCATTCTTACGGGTGGTATTACCGAGGTTCGGGTTGCCGAGCGGTTACTGGCCGAAGGAAAGGCCGATTTGATTGGTGCGGGCAGGGCCATACTGAACGATTCCCAATGGGCCAAAGGTGCGGTAGAAAGTCTTCGTTAA
- a CDS encoding sigma-54-dependent transcriptional regulator: MNVNVLIVDGERQIQTLFKRILGSQVYRVTAVDDAKSAYLKLAQKNFKVAMINFKLRDTTGLDLLQYIKNVQPECRCIIMTGYGSIETAIRAIQLGAYDYLEKPFESLEKVRRIVQSVGDFGEKESNHTEFESIRSCADTVGMVIGNSKEMRKVITTAYKIANKKVNVLISGETGTGKDVLARFIHAASDRKNNLFVPINCGALHESLLESELFGHEKGAFTGSNGTRKGIFELANKGTLFLDELSEASQAIQVKLLRVLETGEFLRLGGEKPIKTDVRIITATNANIENLVRSRKFRKDLYYRLNVVRLDLIPLRQRSEDIIEFVKHFAEKVAANYNHPTPPLFTELALHVLQCYPWYGNVRELYSIIQKIVLKDVSGVIDIKHLPKDIINSFSRQNGQNQSNFSPQKFKIQRLKGIIHSLNGLNNPQLEGKSSFHPRLLQDVEKEYIERTIEYYNGNVTLAARALGISRATLYRKIKQ; this comes from the coding sequence ATGAATGTAAACGTACTAATTGTTGATGGTGAACGGCAAATCCAAACTCTTTTTAAAAGGATTCTGGGAAGTCAGGTATACCGGGTTACCGCGGTAGATGATGCCAAGTCCGCCTACCTAAAATTAGCGCAAAAAAATTTTAAGGTGGCCATGATAAATTTTAAGCTGCGGGATACTACAGGATTGGATTTACTCCAGTATATCAAAAATGTTCAGCCAGAATGCCGTTGTATCATTATGACCGGTTATGGCTCGATTGAAACGGCAATACGGGCCATTCAATTGGGGGCTTACGATTATCTGGAGAAGCCCTTTGAGTCGCTGGAAAAGGTGCGGAGGATCGTTCAAAGCGTTGGTGATTTCGGAGAGAAAGAGTCAAATCATACCGAGTTTGAAAGCATACGGAGTTGTGCGGATACCGTGGGCATGGTGATTGGCAACAGCAAAGAGATGCGAAAAGTAATCACCACGGCCTATAAAATCGCCAATAAAAAAGTAAATGTATTGATTTCCGGTGAAACAGGGACTGGAAAAGATGTGCTGGCCAGATTTATTCATGCCGCCAGCGACAGGAAAAACAATCTTTTTGTGCCCATAAACTGCGGCGCCCTGCATGAAAGTCTGCTGGAAAGTGAATTGTTTGGTCATGAAAAGGGAGCTTTTACCGGGTCCAACGGAACCCGAAAAGGTATCTTTGAATTAGCCAATAAGGGAACACTCTTTTTAGATGAATTGTCTGAAGCCAGCCAGGCCATCCAGGTAAAGTTGCTTAGAGTACTAGAAACCGGTGAATTTTTGCGTTTGGGTGGTGAAAAACCCATCAAGACCGACGTAAGAATTATTACTGCCACCAATGCCAACATCGAGAACCTGGTAAGAAGCCGTAAATTTAGAAAGGATCTATATTATCGTTTAAATGTGGTACGGTTGGATTTAATCCCGCTGAGACAAAGAAGCGAGGATATTATCGAATTCGTCAAGCATTTTGCCGAAAAAGTTGCCGCTAACTATAATCATCCCACCCCCCCTCTTTTTACCGAACTGGCTTTACATGTACTACAATGTTATCCCTGGTATGGCAATGTTCGGGAGCTATACAGCATTATTCAAAAAATTGTTTTAAAAGATGTCTCCGGGGTCATTGACATTAAACATTTACCAAAAGACATTATTAATAGCTTTAGCAGGCAGAATGGCCAGAATCAAAGTAATTTTTCACCACAAAAATTTAAAATTCAAAGGCTAAAGGGTATCATTCATAGTTTAAATGGGTTGAACAACCCCCAACTGGAAGGCAAATCCTCCTTTCATCCCAGACTGCTGCAGGATGTGGAAAAAGAATACATTGAAAGAACCATAGAATATTATAACGGCAATGTTACTTTAGCCGCCAGGGCCCTGGGGATCAGCAGAGCAACATTATATCGCAAAATTAAACAATAA
- a CDS encoding chemotaxis protein CheW, which produces MSTNQVIVFELGDIRYCVDILKTQEIMRMVEVTPVNEENDKAKGIINLRNELIPIINTAHLLRLSEQAESNETRIIVVESNKKKVGLIVDRVLEVGTYTLEEMEEMKAVASADTSFIRGIIKKKEHLWLMLNLDQIA; this is translated from the coding sequence ATGTCCACGAACCAGGTGATCGTCTTTGAGTTGGGGGATATACGTTATTGTGTTGATATTCTGAAAACGCAGGAAATCATGCGTATGGTGGAAGTAACCCCGGTCAATGAGGAGAATGACAAGGCCAAGGGAATTATTAATCTGCGCAACGAATTGATTCCAATTATCAACACCGCTCATCTGCTGAGATTGTCTGAACAGGCGGAAAGTAATGAAACCCGGATTATTGTAGTAGAGTCGAATAAAAAAAAGGTAGGTTTAATTGTCGACCGGGTTTTGGAAGTAGGTACATATACCCTGGAGGAAATGGAAGAAATGAAGGCCGTTGCTTCCGCGGATACCTCTTTTATCAGGGGAATTATTAAGAAAAAAGAACACTTGTGGTTAATGTTAAATCTAGACCAAATAGCATAA